The proteins below come from a single Zhouia spongiae genomic window:
- a CDS encoding DUF5007 domain-containing protein, whose protein sequence is MKRIIYACLIVITGVLSCRPPEVGYLSDDIHALEDTIFVNRGVFVTSAPPAIEGSTYPMHWEITGVTDAQGNSTNALFDEHEILIWKEGFNPDTDTTLALVEEKLELSNEPSILINDVSGEFAFTQATRKVTDNDIFHLNVKASNMRGERQLDDFVVVKLGPFQPVEFPTEMRSRLQLGKVSGGYDIGYTSVIMNGDDDNAPSVLDGTHPYITVTKISDEPSLGVKVKMIIADSYDNPLDPGKVVFYPSGATYLQNYHDNSIETTTDSGATYFELPAPPFPQFSRTYSGTSGYLMYYLTTGDAFTVDKEAFEADNGVEEDFWLPYTDPGTGEVLNRAYIRWGIKINDSGTWEIKMKIPYTKLKE, encoded by the coding sequence ATGAAAAGAATTATATATGCTTGTTTAATTGTTATTACAGGCGTTTTATCGTGTCGACCGCCTGAGGTTGGATATTTAAGTGATGATATTCATGCATTGGAGGATACTATATTTGTGAATAGAGGAGTGTTTGTTACCAGTGCTCCTCCGGCGATAGAGGGTTCTACTTATCCAATGCATTGGGAAATTACCGGGGTTACTGATGCCCAGGGGAATTCGACGAATGCCTTGTTTGATGAACATGAAATTTTAATATGGAAAGAAGGATTTAATCCGGATACTGACACTACTTTGGCACTCGTTGAAGAAAAATTAGAATTGTCGAATGAGCCTTCAATATTGATTAATGATGTCAGTGGTGAGTTTGCTTTTACGCAAGCAACCCGTAAAGTGACTGACAATGATATTTTTCATTTAAATGTAAAGGCATCAAATATGAGAGGTGAACGACAGTTAGATGATTTTGTAGTGGTTAAATTAGGGCCATTTCAGCCGGTTGAGTTCCCTACAGAAATGCGTTCACGTTTACAATTGGGTAAAGTGAGTGGGGGGTATGATATCGGTTATACCTCTGTGATAATGAATGGAGATGATGATAATGCACCAAGTGTTTTGGACGGTACGCATCCTTATATAACTGTTACAAAAATAAGTGATGAGCCTTCCTTAGGGGTTAAGGTAAAAATGATTATAGCAGATAGTTATGATAACCCGCTGGATCCTGGAAAGGTTGTGTTTTATCCGAGTGGAGCTACTTATTTACAGAATTACCATGATAATTCTATAGAGACAACAACCGATTCAGGAGCTACATATTTTGAATTGCCTGCACCGCCGTTTCCTCAATTTTCACGAACCTATAGTGGTACAAGTGGTTATCTGATGTATTATTTAACAACAGGTGATGCTTTTACAGTAGATAAAGAGGCTTTTGAAGCTGATAATGGAGTGGAAGAAGATTTTTGGTTGCCGTATACTGATCCGGGTACGGGAGAGGTTTTAAACCGTGCTTATATCCGATGGGGGATTAAGATTAATGACTCTGGTACCTGGGAAATTAAAATGAAAATTCCTTATACAAAATTGAAGGAGTAG
- a CDS encoding RagB/SusD family nutrient uptake outer membrane protein: protein MKRIKGIKIYIIILSLFGAVGCSDLLEQEPVSITHPDVFWTSQDNAEQALAGAYGLLKYALTNQANFLFWGEYTGMTFLDSKFWITDYIENSGDFVLAYRDASRDWTHFYRVANWANTIEQYVKGMPDEVFESKQEKDRIIGEAAFVRGLAYFYIARIWGDAPIVEESLESSSQLVDDDGYVVTIPRSDELEVLDFALAATNKSIDLLRYSSPGAEGWAITANKASAEALKAHITLWYASRDNDNGEMIQQAIDATTKVINNSGTSLIDYVAEGEVGFNRMCLGQSETGLFEINFDSDLDEAFRIETNAGNHVGATLNAPIVYQNRNTGHTLEYNADRYGNEMMNTDPDRENDMRKDLFFYSYNDNSDNFLSFLMKYSHTSQDPADPQNASAQFSESNILIFRLADMYLLRAEAYARQGNAGLAMADLNEIRSKANVPDYMGATDRGSLMKAIFDERAIEFVGEAQSGFDRIRMDYFDGVSWANQTRIEKEGYFWPVLPGVISINPAIVQTEFWRGKL, encoded by the coding sequence ATGAAAAGAATTAAAGGTATTAAAATATATATAATAATCTTAAGTCTCTTTGGGGCTGTAGGTTGTTCGGATCTGTTAGAGCAGGAACCTGTGAGTATCACTCATCCTGATGTGTTTTGGACAAGTCAAGACAATGCGGAACAAGCATTGGCAGGGGCTTATGGATTACTTAAATATGCTTTGACAAATCAGGCTAATTTCCTGTTTTGGGGGGAGTATACCGGAATGACGTTTTTAGACAGTAAGTTTTGGATTACTGATTATATAGAGAATAGTGGGGATTTTGTTCTGGCTTACCGTGATGCTTCAAGAGATTGGACTCATTTTTATCGGGTAGCTAACTGGGCAAACACTATTGAACAGTATGTAAAAGGCATGCCTGATGAGGTGTTTGAATCTAAACAAGAGAAAGATAGGATTATAGGTGAAGCGGCTTTTGTAAGAGGATTAGCTTATTTTTATATCGCAAGGATATGGGGAGATGCTCCAATTGTAGAGGAATCTCTGGAAAGTTCAAGTCAGTTAGTGGATGATGATGGTTATGTGGTAACTATTCCTCGTAGTGATGAATTGGAGGTTCTGGATTTTGCTTTAGCGGCAACAAACAAATCGATAGATCTGTTAAGATATTCTTCTCCGGGAGCAGAAGGTTGGGCAATTACAGCTAACAAGGCGAGTGCAGAAGCACTGAAAGCTCATATTACCCTGTGGTATGCGAGTAGAGATAATGATAATGGGGAAATGATACAGCAGGCCATTGATGCTACCACTAAAGTGATTAATAACAGTGGAACGAGTTTAATAGATTATGTTGCTGAAGGAGAAGTAGGTTTTAACAGAATGTGTCTAGGGCAGTCAGAAACAGGCTTGTTTGAAATTAATTTTGATTCTGACTTAGATGAGGCGTTCAGGATAGAGACTAATGCAGGTAATCATGTGGGAGCTACTTTAAATGCTCCGATAGTCTATCAAAACCGTAACACAGGACATACATTAGAGTATAATGCAGATCGTTATGGTAACGAAATGATGAATACAGATCCTGATAGAGAGAACGATATGAGAAAAGACTTGTTCTTTTATTCGTACAACGACAATTCGGATAATTTTTTGTCTTTCTTGATGAAGTATTCTCATACCAGTCAGGATCCGGCTGATCCGCAAAATGCATCTGCACAGTTTTCAGAATCAAACATTCTGATTTTTAGATTGGCTGATATGTACTTGCTAAGAGCAGAGGCATACGCTCGTCAAGGAAATGCTGGGTTGGCTATGGCCGATCTCAATGAGATTAGAAGTAAGGCTAATGTGCCCGATTATATGGGGGCAACGGATAGAGGGTCGTTAATGAAAGCGATTTTCGATGAGAGAGCTATTGAATTTGTTGGTGAAGCTCAGTCTGGTTTCGACCGTATTAGAATGGATTATTTTGATGGTGTGTCCTGGGCAAATCAAACTCGAATCGAGAAAGAAGGGTACTTCTGGCCGGTTCTGCCAGGGGTGATCTCTATTAATCCGGCGATAGTTCAGACAGAATTCTGGAGAGGTAAATTGTAA
- a CDS encoding SusC/RagA family TonB-linked outer membrane protein, with the protein MRKLFCFAIAILTVTFSFAQETVITGSVVDGVTGAPLPGVNILVKGTRIGVAADFDGNFMLKAPDDQATLVFTLIGYKTQEIQLQGRSSLTVSLDEDLTELDDVVLIGYQKVKKRNVSGAVSSVRSDAIEDIPVLNVSGIIATQVTGVQSVSMSGAPAARGALVIRGSTAIGSDIDPDLAYSNPLYVIDGVQTSLEDLAGYGVSNTDFLASLNPNDIESIDILKDASAAAIYGSRGANGVILIETKKGAVLDKPEFSFSTSMGIQPQPDLVKMLVGAAERRAKMNMIQKWWTTAELQGGQTPIMLSDSLNPAFNNNIDYQGLFYKTGVAKKYNFSVRGGSEQSNYRFSLGYDDQDGVIQATGVDRITFNSNFNFKAGKRFKNQLITRFTYTDQQTGQGNPYTGQYHSNFNLNTALPVNPAGLQSSLFYVSEDRIKSITGELSEKMNQDRTLNFTLSNFASLDLFEGLSLNSQVSFVYDTNKKNYYEPSIVRSAGDGFASYSLYTRKNLTAENYFTFLNDFGSQNHELTAVLGNRVDYNQYEDMLMGAYGFGSDAIKVINDRYSQDEIFGRTDIRANALVSFFGRGTYRFKNRYQVDFNYSMDGSSKFGEDNRWGEFYSVAGSWIVSDEPFFKNTMPEFIDFLRLKGSWGLTGKQATGDYDRFGAYSLGYGGSAYWTNLMNVSSYGGVTGVVPNYNKIGNSMLAWEETKQWNVGFDLDLFNRRVSLNFDAYNRDTENLFFGVDLPAYSGYNSSTLNLAGVINYGWEAMLRYHVFPRENDLRLELMAGFSQNKNYVSKLPNGNRDYVNISKDYGYVVGRPLNLYRFFINDYIIDDLSQLPINPFTGEPLTGKSAWASIRPGFPIWKDLNGDYLLDETHDQKLATEFSPIPDIQGSFNINMQYKKWYFQMYSQFSFGADIKNTVLNSYMDAYDRGGDNWAVRGLADLSDYTFWEQPGDGAAGVDFPALYPSSPSLGPFYGFRGNQTLWIDSGDYWKITNASVGYTFDRQDDFMNKIGLSRLRLFASVLNPYQWQKSKKIVDASMVDAQGNTYGNGYPQARTISFGIDTRF; encoded by the coding sequence GCGGCAGATTTTGATGGGAATTTTATGCTTAAAGCGCCTGATGACCAGGCCACATTAGTTTTTACGCTTATTGGGTATAAAACTCAGGAAATTCAACTTCAGGGCCGATCTTCATTGACAGTTTCGCTGGATGAAGATTTAACCGAATTAGATGATGTAGTGCTTATAGGGTATCAGAAAGTTAAAAAGAGAAACGTTTCTGGTGCGGTTTCAAGTGTGCGTAGTGATGCTATTGAAGATATTCCAGTCTTGAATGTTTCTGGTATAATTGCCACACAGGTAACAGGTGTTCAAAGTGTGTCAATGTCTGGGGCACCTGCTGCAAGAGGAGCGTTGGTGATCAGGGGGAGTACAGCAATCGGATCAGATATAGATCCTGATTTAGCATATAGTAACCCATTGTATGTCATAGATGGTGTTCAGACATCGTTAGAGGATTTAGCTGGGTATGGAGTGTCTAATACTGATTTCTTGGCATCACTCAATCCTAATGATATAGAGAGTATAGATATCCTAAAAGATGCTTCAGCAGCTGCTATTTACGGATCACGTGGTGCAAATGGAGTGATCCTTATCGAAACCAAAAAAGGAGCGGTACTTGATAAACCTGAATTTTCTTTTTCTACAAGTATGGGTATTCAACCACAACCTGATTTAGTTAAAATGTTAGTGGGGGCTGCTGAAAGAAGGGCAAAAATGAATATGATCCAAAAATGGTGGACTACTGCTGAGTTACAAGGTGGTCAGACACCGATTATGCTTTCAGATAGTTTAAATCCGGCTTTTAATAATAATATAGATTATCAGGGATTGTTCTACAAGACGGGAGTAGCTAAAAAGTATAATTTTAGTGTACGCGGAGGTAGCGAACAATCTAATTATCGATTTTCATTAGGTTATGATGATCAGGACGGAGTGATTCAAGCTACCGGTGTGGATAGAATTACATTTAATTCGAATTTTAACTTTAAAGCGGGTAAAAGGTTTAAAAACCAGCTAATTACAAGGTTTACGTATACAGATCAACAAACCGGGCAGGGAAATCCTTATACCGGACAATATCATAGTAATTTTAATTTGAATACTGCATTACCTGTAAATCCTGCAGGTTTACAATCCTCGTTGTTTTATGTGTCTGAAGATCGTATTAAATCCATAACGGGGGAGTTGAGTGAAAAAATGAATCAGGATCGTACGCTTAATTTTACTTTGTCGAATTTTGCTTCCTTGGATTTGTTTGAGGGATTGAGTCTGAATTCACAAGTGAGTTTTGTGTATGATACCAATAAAAAGAACTATTATGAGCCTTCAATCGTCCGTAGTGCAGGTGATGGTTTTGCCAGTTATTCATTGTATACAAGAAAGAATTTGACTGCCGAAAATTATTTTACATTCCTTAACGATTTTGGAAGCCAAAACCATGAGTTGACAGCTGTATTGGGAAATCGGGTAGATTACAATCAGTATGAAGACATGTTGATGGGAGCATACGGTTTTGGTAGTGATGCGATTAAAGTGATTAATGATAGATATTCCCAGGATGAGATTTTCGGTAGAACGGATATAAGAGCTAATGCGTTGGTTTCGTTCTTTGGCAGGGGTACGTATCGTTTTAAGAACAGGTATCAGGTAGATTTTAATTACAGTATGGACGGTTCTTCTAAATTTGGAGAGGACAATCGATGGGGTGAGTTTTATTCGGTTGCAGGTAGCTGGATTGTGTCTGATGAACCATTCTTTAAAAATACTATGCCTGAATTTATCGACTTCTTAAGATTGAAAGGGAGTTGGGGATTAACAGGTAAGCAGGCTACAGGTGATTATGATCGATTTGGAGCGTATAGTTTAGGTTATGGTGGTAGTGCATATTGGACTAACCTGATGAATGTATCTTCTTATGGAGGTGTTACGGGAGTAGTGCCTAATTATAATAAAATAGGTAATTCAATGTTAGCCTGGGAGGAGACGAAGCAATGGAACGTGGGGTTTGATCTCGACTTGTTTAACAGGAGAGTAAGTTTGAATTTTGATGCATATAACAGAGATACTGAGAACTTGTTTTTTGGAGTAGATCTACCTGCTTATTCTGGGTATAATAGTAGTACGCTTAATTTAGCAGGTGTCATTAATTACGGCTGGGAGGCTATGTTAAGGTATCATGTATTTCCTAGAGAAAATGATTTGCGTTTAGAGCTAATGGCTGGTTTTTCTCAAAATAAAAACTATGTGTCTAAGCTGCCGAATGGCAACAGGGATTATGTTAATATTAGTAAAGATTACGGATATGTAGTTGGTAGACCATTAAACTTGTATAGGTTTTTTATCAATGACTATATTATTGACGATCTTTCTCAGTTGCCGATTAACCCGTTTACGGGTGAACCTTTAACAGGGAAAAGCGCTTGGGCGTCTATAAGACCTGGATTCCCGATCTGGAAAGATTTAAACGGGGATTATTTACTTGATGAAACACATGATCAAAAATTGGCTACTGAATTTTCACCAATTCCTGATATCCAGGGGTCTTTTAATATCAATATGCAGTATAAAAAATGGTATTTCCAGATGTACAGCCAATTCTCATTTGGAGCTGATATTAAAAATACCGTATTGAACAGCTATATGGATGCCTATGACCGGGGTGGTGATAACTGGGCAGTTAGAGGTTTAGCAGATTTAAGTGACTATACATTCTGGGAACAGCCGGGGGATGGTGCTGCAGGAGTGGATTTCCCTGCACTGTATCCGTCAAGTCCTAGTTTGGGGCCGTTCTACGGGTTTAGAGGGAATCAGACTTTATGGATTGATAGTGGAGATTACTGGAAGATTACCAATGCTTCTGTAGGATATACATTTGATAGACAGGATGATTTTATGAACAAGATTGGTTTATCGCGCTTAAGATTATTTGCATCAGTTTTAAACCCATATCAATGGCAGAAATCGAAGAAAATTGTTGATGCTTCTATGGTAGATGCCCAAGGTAATACCTATGGAAATGGTTATCCTCAGGCTAGAACGATTTCGTTTGGTATTGATACAAGATTTTAA
- a CDS encoding fasciclin domain-containing protein — MRNSILIIIALLVFCSCSGGDDYLVDGGISGQEVGMSTVDFFKSHEQLDTLALLIEKAGMVELFNSPDNTVFAPNNLSIKRYVDERLSELRLSDPMAEFTVNDIEMDTLTAYLGAYVFDDYLNRESMPKEQGAIFVASNGEERRVSLEPSGDYQDQLDSRPEYVFYTAQVGAEWDAWDSNVTNVDEKDDKSVARTSNLLSTNGVIHVLQGNGHMLFNYKGQ, encoded by the coding sequence ATGAGAAATAGTATTTTAATAATAATAGCCCTTTTAGTTTTTTGTTCGTGTAGCGGGGGTGATGATTATCTGGTAGATGGAGGAATTAGCGGACAAGAGGTAGGGATGTCTACCGTAGATTTTTTTAAGTCACATGAACAGTTGGATACATTGGCTCTGTTAATTGAAAAAGCAGGAATGGTAGAGTTGTTTAATAGTCCTGATAACACAGTTTTTGCACCTAATAATTTATCTATTAAGAGATATGTAGATGAAAGGTTGTCAGAGTTAAGATTGTCAGATCCTATGGCCGAATTTACGGTTAATGATATCGAAATGGATACTTTAACAGCATATCTCGGGGCTTATGTTTTTGATGATTATCTGAACAGAGAGAGCATGCCAAAGGAGCAGGGTGCAATATTTGTAGCATCAAATGGAGAAGAGCGTAGAGTCTCTCTGGAGCCATCTGGGGATTACCAGGATCAACTTGATTCAAGACCTGAGTATGTATTTTATACAGCTCAAGTTGGTGCTGAGTGGGATGCGTGGGATTCTAATGTGACTAATGTTGATGAGAAGGATGATAAGTCGGTTGCGAGAACCTCAAATCTGCTGTCAACCAACGGGGTGATCCATGTTTTACAGGGGAATGGGCATATGTTGTTTAATTACAAAGGACAATAA